GCGCTACGACAAGCCCGGCCCCGGCGGCACCGGCAAGGACTACATCAACTGCGCCTTCGAGAAGGACGAGTACCGCGCCTTCATCGACGCCCTGCTGACCGCCGAGAAGGTGGACTTCAAGGAGTGGGAGAAGAGCACGCCCTATTTCGAAGGCTGCCTGCCCATCGAGGTCATGGCGGAGCGCGGGGTCGACACGCTGCGCTACGGCCCGATGAAGCCGGTCGGCCTGACCAACCCGCACAAGCCGGAGCGCCGCCCCTACGCCGTGGTCCAGCTGCGCCAGGACAACGCGCTGGGCACGCTCTACAACCTCGTGGGCTTCCAGACCAAGCTGCGCCACGCCGAGCAGGCGCGGATCTTCCGCATGATCCCTGGCCTGGAGAAGGCGGAATTCGCGCGGCTGGGCGGCCTGCACCGCAACACCTTCCTGAACAGCCCGCGCCTGCTGGACGGCGCGCTGCGGCTGAAGGCGCAGCCGCGCATCCGCTTCGCCGGGCAGGTGACGGGCTGCGAGGGCTATGTGGAAAGCGCCGCCGTCGGCCTGCTGGCCGGGCGCTTCGCCGCCGCCGAGCGGCTGGGCGGCGAGCCGTCCGCCCCGCCGGTCACCACGGCGCTGGGGGCGATTCTCGGCCACATCACCGGCGGCGCCAACGCCGACACCTACCAGCCGATGAACGTCAATTTCGGCCTCTTCCCGCCGGTGGACGAGCGCATCCGCGGGCGTGACCGCAAGCTGGCCTACACCCGCCGCGCGCTGGAGGATCTGGAGGGGTGGCTAAAGGCCGCACCCGGTGTCTCGGCCTGAGGTCCAGCAATTTCAGGAAAATTATCACGGAACTATAATAAAGGTCATAAGTGACACTTAACCAACGCCATGGAACACTTTCTTTCGAATGAGCGAGAAAGTGTTCCAACGGGATGGTTATGATTAGAACAAAATCATTGGTTGCCAAACAGGTGATCGTCATCGTGACGGTGACGATCATTTCCCTGGCGGTGGGAATTGCGGCCCTGACGACCAAGAGCGGGTCGGACATCGAAACTCTGGCCTTCCAGAGCGGGGAGCAACTTGGCCACCGCTACGGCGAGATGGTGCACGCCCGGCTGGGCAACGCGATGGAGGCCGGCCGCTTCATCGCGACCTCCCTGGTCGGTCTGAAGGCCGCGGGCCGTGCCGACCGGGAGCAGCTCTCCACCTGGCTCAAGAGCATTGCCGAGGCCAACCCGGAGTTCCTCGGCGTGTGGGTGGGGATGGAGCCGAACGCCCTGGACGGCCGCGACGCGGAGTTCGCCAACAAGCCAGGCACCGACGCGTCCGGCCGGTTCCTTCCCTACTGGAATCGCGGGTCGGGGACGGTCGCGCTGGAATCCCTCGTCGGGTATGACGATCCGGGTTCCGACGGCGCCTATTATCAGATCCCGAAGCGCACCGGGCAGGCCATGGTGGTGGAGCCCTACAGCTACACGGTCGCCGGCCGGAAGGTGCTGATGGTGTCCATGTCCGTCCCGATCGTCGAAAACGGCCGGGTCATCGGGGTTGCCGGCGTGGATCTGTCCACCG
This genomic stretch from Azospirillum sp. TSH58 harbors:
- the trmFO gene encoding methylenetetrahydrofolate--tRNA-(uracil(54)-C(5))-methyltransferase (FADH(2)-oxidizing) TrmFO encodes the protein MVDTSLSPVHVIGGGLAGSEAAWQLAQRGVPVVLHEMRPVRPTEAHSTDQLAELVCSNSFRSDDAEYNAVGLLHEEMRRCGSLILRCADAHKVPAGGALAMDRDGFAGAVTEAITGHPLITVERGEVAGLPPEDWDSVVIATGPLTSPPLAEAIRAFTGEESLAFFDAIAPIVYLESVDLSKAWFQSRYDKPGPGGTGKDYINCAFEKDEYRAFIDALLTAEKVDFKEWEKSTPYFEGCLPIEVMAERGVDTLRYGPMKPVGLTNPHKPERRPYAVVQLRQDNALGTLYNLVGFQTKLRHAEQARIFRMIPGLEKAEFARLGGLHRNTFLNSPRLLDGALRLKAQPRIRFAGQVTGCEGYVESAAVGLLAGRFAAAERLGGEPSAPPVTTALGAILGHITGGANADTYQPMNVNFGLFPPVDERIRGRDRKLAYTRRALEDLEGWLKAAPGVSA